A stretch of Pseudomonas sp. 7SR1 DNA encodes these proteins:
- the dinG gene encoding ATP-dependent DNA helicase DinG: MISNELKTTIQGAYSRFLEAKSLKPRYGQRLMIAEVAKVLGDIDTDDEGRRSGEPAVVAVEAGTGTGKTVAYSLAAIPTAKAAGKRLVIATATVALQEQIVYKDLPDLMRNSGLNFSFALAKGRGRYMCLSKLDMLLQEGQAQTATAQLFEEEGFKIEVDEASHKLFTSMIEKLAGNKWDGDRDSWPTTLEDADWARLTTDHSQCTNRHCPNFGQCAFYKAREGMGKVDVIVTNHDMVLADLALGGGAVLPDPRDTVYVFDEGHHLPDKAIGHFAHYTRLRSTADWLESTAKNLTKLLAQHPLPGDLGKFIEQVPELAREIKTNQQFMFTACEQVADFKPGEDVEGRERPRHRFVGGVIPEHMREMGIELKKGFARLTDLFTRLTDLLKEGMDGEVNIGIASNQAEEWYPLFGSLLSRSQGNWELWTAFTTEDPEDNPPMARWLTLAESGSLFDIEVNASPILAADMLRRNLWNVAYGALVTSATLTALGTFDRFRMRAGLPRTAVTAVVPSPFHHADAGVLRVPDLRADPRDAAAHTAAIIRDLPDLVEGSRGTLVLFSSRKQMQDVFDGLDRDWRKQVFIQGNLSKQETLNKHKARVDGGDSSVLFGLASFAEGVDLPGAYCEHVVIAKIPFSVPDDPVEAALAEWIEARGGNPFMEISVPDASLKLVQACGRLLRTEEDRGTITLLDRRLVTQRYGKAILNALPPFRREIS, translated from the coding sequence ATGATCAGCAACGAACTCAAAACCACGATCCAGGGCGCCTATTCGCGTTTTCTCGAAGCCAAGAGCCTCAAGCCGCGTTATGGCCAGCGCCTGATGATCGCCGAAGTGGCGAAAGTCCTGGGTGACATCGACACCGACGATGAAGGCCGGCGCAGTGGCGAGCCCGCCGTCGTGGCGGTGGAGGCCGGTACCGGTACCGGCAAGACCGTCGCCTACAGCCTGGCTGCGATCCCCACGGCCAAGGCCGCCGGCAAGCGCCTGGTGATCGCCACGGCCACGGTGGCCCTGCAGGAGCAGATCGTCTACAAGGACCTGCCCGACCTGATGCGCAACAGCGGCCTGAACTTCAGTTTCGCGCTGGCCAAGGGGCGTGGGCGCTACATGTGCCTGTCCAAGCTGGACATGCTGCTGCAGGAAGGCCAGGCGCAGACCGCCACGGCCCAGTTGTTCGAGGAGGAAGGCTTCAAGATCGAGGTCGATGAAGCCAGCCATAAGCTGTTCACCAGCATGATCGAGAAACTGGCCGGCAATAAGTGGGACGGTGACCGCGACAGCTGGCCCACGACCCTGGAAGATGCCGACTGGGCCCGGCTGACCACCGACCACAGCCAATGCACCAATCGCCACTGCCCGAACTTCGGCCAGTGCGCCTTCTACAAGGCCCGTGAAGGCATGGGCAAGGTCGATGTGATCGTCACCAACCACGACATGGTCCTGGCCGACCTGGCCCTGGGGGGCGGCGCCGTGTTGCCGGATCCGCGCGACACCGTTTACGTGTTCGACGAAGGGCATCACCTGCCGGACAAGGCCATCGGCCACTTCGCCCATTACACCCGGCTGCGTTCCACCGCCGACTGGCTGGAAAGCACCGCCAAGAACCTCACCAAGCTGCTGGCCCAGCACCCCTTGCCGGGGGACCTGGGCAAGTTCATCGAGCAGGTGCCGGAACTGGCGCGGGAGATCAAGACGAACCAGCAGTTCATGTTCACCGCCTGCGAGCAGGTGGCCGACTTCAAGCCCGGCGAGGATGTCGAGGGCCGGGAGCGGCCACGGCATCGTTTCGTCGGTGGGGTCATTCCCGAGCACATGCGTGAAATGGGCATCGAGCTCAAGAAAGGCTTCGCCCGCCTGACCGACCTGTTCACGCGCCTGACCGACCTGCTCAAGGAAGGCATGGATGGCGAGGTGAACATCGGTATCGCCAGCAATCAGGCCGAGGAGTGGTACCCACTGTTCGGCAGCCTGTTGTCCCGGTCCCAGGGCAACTGGGAACTGTGGACCGCGTTCACCACCGAGGACCCGGAGGACAATCCGCCCATGGCGCGCTGGCTGACCCTGGCCGAAAGCGGTTCGCTGTTCGATATCGAAGTCAACGCCAGCCCGATCCTGGCGGCGGACATGCTGCGTCGCAACCTGTGGAATGTGGCCTATGGCGCGCTGGTGACCTCCGCCACGCTGACCGCCCTGGGCACCTTCGACCGCTTCCGCATGCGTGCCGGCTTGCCCAGGACCGCCGTCACCGCCGTGGTCCCGAGCCCGTTCCATCACGCCGATGCCGGGGTATTGCGGGTGCCGGACCTGCGCGCCGACCCCCGGGACGCCGCAGCCCATACCGCAGCGATCATCCGTGACCTGCCGGATCTGGTGGAGGGCTCCCGGGGCACGCTGGTGTTGTTTTCCTCGCGCAAGCAGATGCAGGACGTATTCGATGGCCTGGATCGCGACTGGCGCAAGCAGGTGTTCATCCAGGGCAACCTGTCGAAGCAGGAGACCCTGAACAAGCACAAGGCGCGGGTCGATGGCGGGGACTCCAGCGTACTGTTCGGCCTGGCCAGCTTCGCCGAAGGCGTCGACCTGCCCGGTGCCTACTGCGAACACGTGGTGATCGCCAAGATCCCGTTCTCGGTCCCGGACGATCCGGTGGAGGCGGCCCTGGCCGAATGGATCGAAGCCCGCGGCGGCAACCCGTTCATGGAAATCTCCGTGCCCGACGCCTCGCTGAAGCTGGTCCAGGCCT